A stretch of DNA from Coccidioides posadasii str. Silveira chromosome 1, complete sequence:
CTTGCAAGCAGTGGTGAGATACGATCGGAAGAGATTCAGCAGCTAAGCACTAGCGGAACACTACTCGTGAGCATGTCAATTACACTTGGAATTAGCAGAAGCAACGAGGATTGTTTTTAGTCGATGTTTCATTATATTTTGAACTCGTCGTAGCGCCGTCATAATAAAATAGGCGACTTAAAACAACATGACGAGTACTTATAACACATTGAAGTTTCATCGACTCAAGACCCGACATATCCCAATATCACTTGTTTTAGGCTGATGTGTGGAACGGCCACTAACCAGGTACGAGTGACCGTAACCACCGCTCCCCATCCACAAGTTCAAAGATAAATCAGTTCATCTAGGATGGTGGAGCACCGCGACCACGGCCGAATCCACGGAAAGAAGGAGCGAAGTCTCCAGGAGCACCGCCCTCCTTACCCTCACCCTGCTCACGGCGTCTGTAACCACCGTCACCACGAGGAGGACGATCGCCACGGGGACCAGGGCGTCTCTCGCGCTCACCCTCGCCGCCCATCATGCCGCGTGGAGGAGCATGAGAACGCTGCTGCTTGATGTGCGTAGCGGGAACGATCTCAGCAGGCAAGTGGAGCCATTCACGGAGGTACTCGAGACCCTCGGGGGTCAAGGTGTAGTAGTAGTATTGCCAGGAGAAGCGGGTCTTGACGTAGCCGCGGGAAGTAAGGGACTGGCAAGCCTTGATGACCTGTAGAATGCGGCTGTGAGTATACGGGGTTCAAACCGGGAGATAGAGAGGCCATACATAGAGGTTCTTGGTGTCAATGTCAGAGTGCTTGGGAAGGTTGAAGTCCTTCTTCGCCACGAGCACACCCTCTAGAAAGGTGGAGTTTTAGTACTTGTCCGCCATTCTGAAACAGCACGTAATGTACTGGTGTAAAGGCTACATACCACGGAAGAGGTACTCGTGGATCTTCTTGCGGTCAGCCTTTGGGATAAGCCTGCGAACTTCGATTAGTGCTCATTCTGCGCGGAATAGGGTACGAGATCTTGACATACATTGTCGCGAGTTCCTGGCGTACTTCGGGGAATCGCTTTGACAACGCGACTCAGTACTTGCAGTGGGTTGATTGAAGTGCTGGTCTTGAAGCTTTGGCTTTCGATGGTCTTATCGAGTGTGTTAGGGTTCGCTAGCCCTTTGCCCTAGCTCGCCGCATCGGGATTTTCACGTGATATTGAGTTTTACTTGGCGGCGCTAACCAGCCCTGTAAATGACGAAGCGCATCGTGAGCTAGCAATTGATGTCAGCACCATCACTTGACTACGGAATAGTTACTCCATATACACAACCTTCATCGTCTCTCCTGTAGTGGAGTCACCGCCAATATATTTGCTTAAACTCCGAAGAAGATTGAATTCACTTAATAGGATTGACTAGCTTTCTGTCATCCTGATACGCAGCCGCAAGGAACACTGAACGCCGCCACCATGGCGCCTTCGACGATTAACGTGCTCCTTTCTTCGTTCCCAGGTCTCTCGCTGCCTTCGACGCTATCTATTCCTATCTCATCAATCTCAACAGTTGCTGATCTCACTGAGAGAATCGACTCAAGGCTTCCGGCGTCATTATCTCTTCAATCCCCCTCCCTTGTTCTAACCACCACCGACAGCACCGAACTGGGACCATACTCTTCTGACAAACTCGCCAACTTCCTAACCGAATCCGTTGATGGTCCTTCCACATTCCTTCCCGTCCGCCTCAGCGTTCGCGTATATGGAGGCAAGGGTGGTTTCGGCTCCCAGCTCCGTGCTGCTGGAGGCCGAATGTCCAGTCGCCGAAAGGGAGCCCAGGGCGAGGACAATGGTTCGAATCGCAACCTGGACGGACGGCGCTTACGTACTGTAAAAGAAGCCAAAGCTTTGGCCGAGTATCTTGCTTTGAAACCCGAGATGGAGAGGAAGGAGAAGGAAGCGCGGAGGAAAAGGTGGGAGATGATTGTCGAGCTGGCCgagaaaagagaagctgAGATACGCAATGGGGATGGGAAAGGGAAGGTTGACGGTGAATGGATggaagataaagaagaagcgGGAGAAAAGGCCCGTGAGGCTGTTTTGCGTGCGATGAAAGAGGGAATCTGGAAGGATAACCTCGCCGGAAGTTTGCTTGCTGGATCGAGCACGAGCCCAGGCGAAAGTAGTGGAAGTGGAGGCTCTGTTAGTGCAAGTGAGGACAGTGAGATGGAAGATGTCGGGAGCGAAAGTCATATGGAAATTGGCAACGGCTCAAAAGCATCTCGTCCGGCTAGACGATTTATCGGgtttgatgatgatgatgacgacgagGAATTCCTCAGTGACGAAAACGAAGATAAAGAACCTTCTAATAATGATAGCGATGACTCTGCTGGTGTTAAGGGAAAGGGAAAAGCTAAGGCTTGAAGTTATGGACTGTTACCTTGCTCTTCATGGCGTTTGGCGCACCTCCAGAGCCCTATCGAATTTGCAGGGTTGGTAGGAATGATTGCTCATGTACATTATAGCGACATTAGATAATGAAATTGTATTGAAATAGCAGCGCCCCCCGGGTTCAGGTGCTTGGGCAAATTCTCTGGCAACACTGGCTTGCGCTATTGGTATAAAAAGGTCACCCGAATCGGATAAGATCGCTACGGTTGACTGCATCAACCTATGTAGCATCCTGATAAATTTCGAAGCTTCAACGTCCTCCAAACTTGGAGACGATTAATGCTAAAGGGGCCGTCATGATTGCCTCAAACTCAAGAGTTCTAGTTTGGAGACACCTACGGTGTTTGCCTCGAGGTTTTCCATTTTCAAATTGCGGTCGCTGCCGTCCATCAAGGTTGCTTCCTCTAACTTCGACTATTCACCTCAAACCCAAAGCAGCAAGGGGATTTCATACTCAGCCGTTCCTTTGCACATCAGCGAATGATACCTTGACTTCCGCCAAACATGATCCTAGTTTGCTCCCGATTGCTTGCCCTGGCTGCGGTGCACTAACACAATGGGTGGACAAAGAGCAGGCCGGTTACTATACTAGGACTCGAAACGCTGTGAGATCTTATATTCAGGAAGCTTCGAGGGATCGAGATGCTACAGGCACAGAAAATGAATTATCTGCAGAAAGTACCGATATCAGTGCTAAGGTTAAATCAGCAGACACAGCCTCTGGCGAAGAGTTGAAGCTGGCCAGCGGAAAAGAAGGTATTACAGGCCGATGCGTTGATATCCTCAGCTCCATTTTGCCCGACCAATAGCTAACACAGACAGCTTCTTCAGAGCTAGAGTTAGCCGCACCGATTTTACCACTTTGTGACAGGTGTCACAGTCTCGTTAACCATCGCGAGGCTTACCCCATCCCCTACCCTCCACTATCGTACATTCGAGATATCATGGAAGAATCCCCCTGGCATATCAACCATGTATACCACATTCTTGATGCCGCCGATTTTCCACTCTCCTTGGTCCCTGATATTTATCGGGATCTTTCTCTCCAGACCCAGCGATCGCTGAACCGCAGAGCGAAAACCGTCACATTTCGACATGGAAAAAGGCAGACAGACGTCCATTTCATAATCACTCGGGCGGACCTCCTGGGTGGCATGAAAGAACACGTTGATTCTTTGATGACATATATGACCCAAGTCTTAAGAGATGCCCTTGGACCAAGCAGTGGCAAAGTCAGATTGGGAAACGTACACATGGTGAGCGCTCAACGGGGATGGTGGACGAAGGAAGTTAAGAAAAAGATATGGGAAGAAGGTGGAGGAGTATGGATGGTTGGTAAAGCCAACGTGGGCAAAAGCAATCTGATTCAGGCTATTTTCCCGAAATCTCCCGATGCTGCTCGCAAGTTAAGGGTAGAGGAAAATTCCAGCCACTTAACCCCTGAGTTTGGACCCTTAGATATTGAAGAAAGTGGCTTATTGCCCCCAGTGCAGAATCAATACGACTTCCCCGTTCTCCCCATTGTATCTTCCCTTCCAGGGACGACGGCTTCCCCGATCCGACTTCCGTTCGGGCAGAAAAAGGGCGAACTCATCGATTTACCTGGACTTTTCCGTGGTGGAATAGACGAATATGTTCAAGATGGATTCAAGTTCGACGTAATCATGACAAAGCGACCGAAACCAGAGCGTTTGACTGTAAAGTCGAGACAGTCCCTGCTACTAGAGGACCTTGTCAGGATAACACCTGTCAATTTCCAAAGCGTAATTTTGGCATCTCCGTTTGTACCGTTGACGCCGCATGTTACCTCCACAGAAAAAGCAACGGAAGTGCTTCTCGGACAGCGCAAGCCTCCACATCCACCGATCGCCAAGAAAGGAACAAACAAATGCATCGCGTCAGCAGGAGTATTTGAACTCAAATATGACGTGACAGAAAGATACGGAAAGTCGGTCAAGCAGTCAAAGTACCAAGATGGCGACAATCTCACGGCTCTTTATAAAATCATGTCAGTGGACATCTTAATTGAAGGGTGCGGATGGGTGGAGCTCATAACGCAAATCCGTACGAAAGACTTTGTGGAAGGTGAGTTTCCCAAGGTCGAGGTCTTCAGTCCCAATGGGAAATGTGTTGGAAGCAGAAGACCTATATCTGCATATACATTTTTGCATGAGAAGAGAAAACAGGATGCAAAGAAGGCAGGGCGTCGGAGGCGTTTCGGTTAACTGAATGAAACTGTTGCATCTGATGTAACGCTAGACATTGATTATTGGTCCACCTGCGCAGTGGAGTAGCATGTACTATATAATCTAGAGGATATATCCCTTGGGTGGACGGAGTTCTCATGGAGATATTGCATAATTTGGATTTCGATGCATAGCCTGAGGTGTACATAGGTCATTTGTGTGGAACTGATCTCTATTTCATGTATAAACAATCGAATATTTGGAAATTACTCTCTATCATCACTTTTTTTTCATGGGAGCTATGGTTCCTTTCCAACCCCAGCGGTAAAGGGTAAGCAACCAAAACATAGAGCGCTCTCACACTAATGATAGAACGCCAAAGCCCAAACGTTAAGCTGCATCTGCGTCGTTAATATTTTCAAAATGGAAGCTTGGTTGGCCAGGAACCGCGCTCTCAGCAACAGGCGGTAGGTTTTCGCGCTGCTCTCCATTAAGTGTAGTGCCGACCTTTCCACCTTCTTCGACTGAAATAACCTCCACGACCTTACATCCGGTGGTCTTCCTCACAACCCCAACCATGTCTCGCAAAACTTCGGCTTCATCAAAGGCAAGCTGGCGGTTAAACACCGTTTCAGGGCTCTCTTTGCCTTGAATTAGGCGTCTCTTCAGTCCTTGGACAAAAGGCATAGCTTTCTTCATTTCACCTAACTTGCCAACCTTGGCATTAAGTTCCTTGTCGTTAATCGAAATGCTTACTGCATCGAAAGCTTCGCGGACAAGATCAATGTACTTTTCTTGCCACGTTGGGAATTTCTGCGCAACGAAGATAGTAATCTTCTTGGGTTTCCGGGGGTCAAATGTGACGGCTTTGCCTTTAGAAATCTTCTTGACATATGCTGCTTCAGAAGATGTGATACTGGAGGATGTTGAGCGAATGTAATCGatagctgctgaaagagcgGGCACTGGCTCTGGGGCTTCAGGGAAAAGAGCGTATTGAATGGTTTCAGGCTATTAAGAGTTAGCAAAATCGTAACGTGTTTGAACACGCAGCTGTATACCTTCTTAAGCACTTCAAGCCAGACATATTCTGCCCAGTGAGGGGCAATAGGAGTTAACAGGAGCGCCTGGAGCTCAATGTATCGAAGAATAACGTCGCGATGCATTCCAATGCCGGCTGCTGAAGCTTGTTCGCGGTAGAAGTCTCTAGCGCTAGTGAATTCATAAAGAGCAGATTTGAGAGCCAGTTTGAAATTTGTACTGAGATGTATGGTTATTAAATATTGTGCTGGATTCGTGGGAGGGAACAGGGTGACTTACTCGGAATAATGCTTCCTCGCGTCGTGAACCAACACATTCATCTCGTTGTTAAACAGTTTATCAACGAAAGCATCGGCTGGCCCTGTACGCAAACTATTATCTTTAATGATGTCTTCGACCCATTCTTTGAGTGTGTGTAGCCGCAGAATGTTACTGTTGGCAACAGACTCCTCGAAATTTGCATCTTCAATGCCATCACCAGCATCAGCAAAGGCAATACGGGTGGCATCCGCACCGTACTTATCCACAGCATCTCTTAAAGTCAAGAAATTTCCAGTACTCTTGCTCATCTTTTCGCCATTCAGGAGTAAGTGACCATTGGCTCTAACTGACCGTGGCCAGTATTCTTCAGGGAACAGAGCGATGTGAACATAAAGCCAGAAAGTAAGATGGTTCTGAATCAAATCTTTGCCCGAAACTCGAACGTCAAGAGGATACCAATACTCGAACTCTCTTCGAATGGTTAAGTATGCC
This window harbors:
- a CDS encoding uncharacterized protein (EggNog:ENOG410PGT0~COG:S), whose amino-acid sequence is MAPSTINVLLSSFPGLSLPSTLSIPISSISTVADLTERIDSRLPASLSLQSPSLVLTTTDSTELGPYSSDKLANFLTESVDGPSTFLPVRLSVRVYGGKGGFGSQLRAAGGRMSSRRKGAQGEDNGSNRNLDGRRLRTVKEAKALAEYLALKPEMERKEKEARRKRWEMIVELAEKREAEIRNGDGKGKVDGEWMEDKEEAGEKAREAVLRAMKEGIWKDNLAGSLLAGSSTSPGESSGSGGSVSASEDSEMEDVGSESHMEIGNGSKASRPARRFIGFDDDDDDEEFLSDENEDKEPSNNDSDDSAGVKGKGKAKA
- a CDS encoding uncharacterized protein (EggNog:ENOG410PJ7Q~COG:S~BUSCO:3611at33183) — protein: MEESPWHINHVYHILDAADFPLSLVPDIYRDLSLQTQRSLNRRAKTVTFRHGKRQTDVHFIITRADLLGGMKEHVDSLMTYMTQVLRDALGPSSGKVRLGNVHMVSAQRGWWTKEVKKKIWEEGGGVWMVGKANVGKSNLIQAIFPKSPDAARKLRVEENSSHLTPEFGPLDIEESGLLPPVQNQYDFPVLPIVSSLPGTTASPIRLPFGQKKGELIDLPGLFRGGIDEYVQDGFKFDVIMTKRPKPERLTVKSRQSLLLEDLVRITPVNFQSVILASPFVPLTPHVTSTEKATEVLLGQRKPPHPPIAKKGTNKCIASAGVFELKYDVTERYGKSVKQSKYQDGDNLTALYKIMSVDILIEGCGWVELITQIRTKDFVEGEFPKVEVFSPNGKCVGSRRPISAYTFLHEKRKQDAKKAGRRRRFG
- a CDS encoding 40S ribosomal protein eS10 (EggNog:ENOG410PNYK~COG:J~BUSCO:15640at33183), with amino-acid sequence MLIPKADRKKIHEYLFREGVLVAKKDFNLPKHSDIDTKNLYVIKACQSLTSRGYVKTRFSWQYYYYTLTPEGLEYLREWLHLPAEIVPATHIKQQRSHAPPRGMMGGEGERERRPGPRGDRPPRGDGGYRRREQGEGKEGGAPGDFAPSFRGFGRGRGAPPS